One genomic region from Henningerozyma blattae CBS 6284 chromosome 2, complete genome encodes:
- the TBLA0B04690 gene encoding uncharacterized protein (similar to Saccharomyces cerevisiae HUA1 (YGR268C); ancestral locus Anc_5.36), with the protein MSTENDASLPSYDDVIREDAQKLQYDPNASRTDRQQPPLPTISRPPPSPRPSSSTTKRTNSTKSSHSNTISSTRLSHSNTNASTSSHHSNSNHLSVPSTHKKHSSSSSVSSSHHSSVSPSRTSSHSSTSYSTSHRAKPLPWVYPNGYYCPKCDNTGYKLKNGHSCKVCWERFAPRNNVGVVQPGQINVQGPILQPQYQRPMYSSHSTSSMPLYVQPGDPRLGGVLCGKCRGSGRTRFFLDENLCTVCGGVGRIVPH; encoded by the coding sequence atgTCTACTGAAAACGATGCTTCTTTACCATCCTATGATGATGTGATTAGAGAAGATGCTcaaaaattacaatatgATCCAAATGCTTCACGTACCGATAGGCAACAACCTCCACTACCAACAATATCAAGACCACCCCCTTCTCCAAGaccttcttcttctacTACTAAAAGAACAAACTCTACAAAATCTTCTCATTCAAATACAATCAGTTCAACAAGATTATCTCATTCAAATACAAACGCCTCTACAAGTTCTCatcattcaaattcaaaccATTTATCAGTACCTTCAACACATAAAAAGCATAGCTCCTCAAGTAGTGTAAGTAGCTCTCATCATTCATCTGTTTCACCATCAAGAACTTCATCTCATTCAAGTACATCATATTCCACTTCACATCGTGCAAAGCCTTTACCCTGGGTTTATCCAAATGGTTATTATTGTCCAAAATGTGATAATACAGGTTATAAGCTTAAAAATGGTCATTCGTGTAAAGTATGTTGGGAAAGATTTGCTCCAAGAAATAATGTTGGGGTAGTCCAGCCAGGCCAAATTAATGTTCAAGGTCCTATTTTACAACCACAATATCAAAGACCGATGTATTCATCACATTCAACAAGTTCAATGCCTTTATATGTTCAGCCAGGTGATCCAAGATTAGGTGGGGTTTTATGTGGGAAATGTAGGGGTTCTGGCAGAACAAGATTCTTCCTGGATGAAAATTTATGTACCGTTTGTGGTGGTGTTGGTAGAATCGTACcgcattaa
- the GOT1 gene encoding Got1p (similar to Saccharomyces cerevisiae GOT1 (YMR292W); ancestral locus Anc_5.35), giving the protein MWLSESQKFGVAFTFGGVLFFILGIFTFFDRALLALGNILFLLGVLLIIGPNKTLYFFSKPKKRRGSICFAFGIILILMKYSFTGFMIESVGIVNLFGDFFGPIVSFLRSLPLIGPILRNPVIAPVVDKLAGITVLPV; this is encoded by the exons ATGTGGCTATCGGAATCCCAGA aatttGGTGTTGCATTTACATTCGGTggtgttttatttttcatcttaGGTATCTTTACTTTCTTCGATAGAGCTCTATTGGCCCTGGGgaatattttattcctTTTGGGTGTTCTATTGATCATTGGACCCAACAAAacattatatttcttttctaaGCCTAAAAAGAGACGTGGTTCTATTTGTTTTGCGTTTGGAATCATTTTGATTCTGATGAAATATTCCTTCACAGGGTTCATGATTGAAAGTGTTGGTATCGTCAATTTGTTTGGTGATTTCTTTGGTCCAATTGTCAGTTTCCTAAGATCCTTACCTTTGATTGGTCCTATTTTAAGAAACCCGGTGATAGCACCAGTAGTTGATAAATTGGCAGGGATCACAGTCTTGCCAGTGTGA
- the TBLA0B04710 gene encoding uncharacterized protein: MSKETPMNQLDHTEISLDNSIKKESSVEKNHIKFDSIENTSTTSTINKQLTNDSDYDDMDDGDDIEPTEEELKTLPREAGHIPFNCWLLAIIELAERFSYYGLSAPFQNYMQNNPSDNPPGALSLNSTGATGLSYFFQFWCYVTPIFAGFMADTYWGKFNTLCIGTIIYIIGIFILFITSLPAITSYNTALGGFIVAIILIGIATGMIKANLSVMIADQLPKKKLRVVTKKKSGKRVIEDPQLTIQNVFMAFYFMINVGSLSVIATTELELHVGFWAAYLLPFCFFWIAVLVLAFGNRKFVKKPIGDRVISKCFTIIGILIKNNFNFQKAKPTYNPEKNYPWSDKFVDEIQRSLKACKVFLFYPIYWVCYGQMLNNFVTQGSTMQLHGLPNDFFQAINSIALIVFIPIVEKFVYPFIRKFTPLKPITKVTIGFVFGSLAMVWAAVLQHFIYQAGPCYDHPVKCPNGPNHVHVAWQVPAYCLISLSEIFASITGLEIAYSKAPESMKSFIMSMFLVTNAFGAAIGCALSSVSEDPKYVWLYTGLAVTCFCAGIAFWFTFKHYNDEEDAMNNIDFESDNENEKNEYSQIENLELSQTKTTDKDDVHTDIERISSLSS; this comes from the coding sequence ATGTCAAAAGAAACTCCAATGAATCAATTGGATCATACTGAAATATCTCTCGACAATTccattaaaaaagaaagttcTGTCGAGAAAAATCACATTAAATTCGACTCCATTGAAAATACTTCCACTACTTCTACCATCAATAAACAATTAACAAATGATAGTGATTATGATGACATGGACGATGGCGATGATATAGAACCcactgaagaagaattgaaaactTTACCAAGAGAAGCAGGCCATATCCCATTCAATTGTTGGTTATTAGCCATCATCGAATTAGCTGAAAGATTCTCTTATTATGGGTTATCTGCTCCTTTCCAGAATTATATGCAAAATAATCCAAGTGATAATCCACCAGGTGCTTTATCCTTAAATTCAACAGGTGCTACTGGGTTATCTTATTTCTTCCAATTTTGGTGTTACGTGACTCCAATCTTTGCTGGGTTCATGGCCGATACTTATTGGGGTAAATTCAATACTCTTTGTATCGGTACAATCATCTatattattggtattttCATTCTATTCATCACATCTTTACCAGCTATCACAAGTTATAATACAGCTCTTGGAGGGTTTATTGTAGCTATCATTTTAATTGGAATTGCCACTGGTATGATTAAAGCTAATTTATCTGTCATGATTGCTGATCAATTaccaaagaaaaaattaagagtCGTTACAAAAAAGAAGTCTGGTAAACGTGTCATTGAAGATCCTCAATTGACCATTCAAAATGTATTCATGGCCTTCTATTTCATGATTAATGTAGGGTCTTTATCTGTTATTGCAACTACCGAATTAGAATTACATGTTGGTTTCTGGGCCGCTTATTTGTTACCATTCTGTTTCTTTTGGATTGCTGTCCTTGTCTTAGCATTTGGTAATAGAAAGTTTGTTAAAAAGCCAATTGGTGATCGTGTCATTTCTAAATGTTTTACTATCATTGGTATCTTGATTAAAAATAACTTTAACTTCCAAAAGGCAAAACCAACTTATAACccagaaaaaaattacccTTGGTCTGATAAATTTGTCGATGAAATTCAAAGATCTTTAAAAGCTTGTAAAgttttcttattttatCCAATCTATTGGGTTTGTTACGGTCAAATGTTAAATAATTTCGTCACTCAAGGTAGTACAATGCAATTACATGGATTACCAAATGATTTTTTCCAAGCCATTAATTCTATTGCATTAATTGTTTTCATTCCAAtagttgaaaaatttgtttatccttttattagaaaattcacTCCATTGAAACCAATTACAAAAGTTACTATTGGATTTGTTTTTGGTTCTTTAGCTATGGTTTGGGCCGCAGTTTTACAACATTTCATCTATCAAGCTGGCCCATGTTATGATCATCCAGTTAAATGTCCAAATGGTCCAAATCATGTTCATGTCGCTTGGCAAGTTCCAGCTTATTGTTTGATTTCTTTAAGTGAAATTTTTGCTTCCATTACTGGTTTAGAAATCGCTTATTCAAAGGCTCCAGAATCAATgaaatcttttattatgtCTATGTTTTTAGTCACAAATGCTTTTGGTGCTGCTATTGGTTGTGCCTTAAGTAGTGTATCAGAAGATCCAAAATATGTTTGGTTATATACTGGTTTGGCTGTTACTTGTTTCTGTGCTGGTATCGCATTCTGGTTCACTTTTAAACATTATAACGACGAAGAAGATGCCATGAACaatattgattttgaaagtgataatgaaaatgaaaaaaatgaatattctcaaattgaaaatttagaattaagTCAAACGAAGACTACTGATAAGGATGATGTCCACACAGATATTGAAAGAATAAGTTCTTTAAGTAGTTAA
- the TBLA0B04730 gene encoding uncharacterized protein — protein MVEDSPITNEKKSLLDEEPVIIQDTTQEVTENDEVLKKDNISTIINNEQKESPLTGDTVKTDSKEPLISDSKETPVSRLKKSPTSRPKDISTSNSTSFSSAILIALVAILYSFIFYDPISWFNFSKNSNPSRSCKPYVRPTDYIFPELDVLQNVTHPIDDCEHERAALVTLVRNSDLANMLHTIENIESHFNNRYHYDWVFLNDDDFTEDFRKETSEAVSGKTFYGKIPKEYWSIPEWIDPEAYQSCIDQMVSDNIIYGGSTTYRHMCRFQSGLIYRHPLLKQYDYSWRIDSDIQVMCDIPYDIFKFMRVNKKKYGFILSVREYLETIPSLWYTIIEFTEKFSQYINPNNLMNFVLDGEENYNLCHFWSNFEIVDLNFVRGEAYQAYFNFLDKAGGFYYERWGDAPVHSLGALLMLDRSEIHLFDGIGYHHVPFNACPVQNDIFVQNNCDCDQSTDHSWETDFFCNALFLQSLAHDNRVDNLFHKEDFIDTLSDNDKALYQFAQKKIDAYENLKLERLKEKEKQEELRRLKFLEDNSYVVKQTTDKSGMTISRTYDSIGRVIMESVVTIDKKELERRSRMQDSESVEATTTEEQDTLATASFSSILNPGGVHDPSPTGNFDTQEIYYRDVHNTVEQSKEDEIPMEPPTEEELKKQEQQRSQYSELQALVKQHIDEVENQKKIEQERIASEVQKELEERQRAVELQRQLEEQQRQAEIQKHLEEQQRQDELQGEVEEQPEGENQGQSEEQNEAADQRETEQRETEQRETEQREAEQREAEQRESEQREAEQRESEQREAEQRESEQREAEQRESEQREAEQRESEQREAEQRESEQREAEQRESEQREAEQRESEQREAEQRESEQREAEQRESEQREAEQRESEQREAEQRESEQREAEKRESEQRKAENQIQFDEQHEAEIQRQEKKEVNNQYYEESHEVHYEAHYEEINGTPVVDHQEYHEKHHQQQNNEEPNDVEIHLENNNLQEQNVIEV, from the coding sequence ATGGTTGAAGATAGCCCAATAACTAATGAGAAGAAATCTCTTCTCGATGAAGAACCTGTAATTATACAAGATACTACACAAGAAGTTactgaaaatgatgaagtTTTGAAGAAGGATAATATCTCTAccataataaataatgaacaAAAGGAATCACCATTGACTGGAGACACTGTAAAAACAGATTCGAAAGAGCCATTAATCTCAGATTCAAAAGAGACACCAGTCTCTAGGTTGAAAAAATCTCCAACTTCACGCCCAAAAGATATCTCAACCTCAAATTCGACTAGTTTCAGCAGTGCAATTCTTATTGCCCTTGTTGCTATTCTTTATTCTTTCATATTTTATGATCCAATTTCTTGGTTTAATTTctcaaaaaattcaaatccaTCAAGAAGTTGTAAACCATATGTAAGGCCTACAGATTATATATTCCCAGAATTAGATGTTTTACAAAATGTTACTCATCCAATTGATGATTGTGAACATGAAAGAGCTGCATTAGTGACACTTGTTAGAAATTCTGATTTAGCAAATATGTTGCATACAATCGAAAACATTGAATCacattttaataatagatatCATTATGATTGGGTTTTcttaaatgatgatgattttaCTGAAGATTTTAGAAAAGAAACTTCTGAAGCTGTTTCAGGGAAGACTTTCTATGGTAAAATTCCAAAAGAATATTGGTCTATTCCTGAATGGATAGATCCAGAAGCTTATCAATCATGTATTGATCAAATGGTGAGTGACAATATCATTTATGGTGGCTCTACTACTTATAGACACATGTGCCGTTTCCAATCCGGTTTAATTTACAGACATCCTTTATTGAAGCAATATGATTATTCTTGGAGAATTGACTCAGATATTCAAGTTATGTGTGATATCCCTTatgatattttcaaatttatgagagtaaataagaaaaaatatggttttattttatctgTAAGAGAATATTTAGAAACTATTCCATCATTATGGtatactattattgaatttactGAAAAATTCTCTCAATATATTAATCCAAATAATCTAATGAATTTCGTTCTTGACGGTGAggaaaattataatttatgtCATTTTTGGTCAAATTTCGAAATTgtagatttaaattttgttaGAGGTGAAGCTTATCAGGCTTATTTCAACTTCTTAGATAAAGCTGGTGGGTTTTATTATGAAAGATGGGGGGATGCACCAGTTCATTCCTTAGGTGCTCTATTGATGTTAGATAGATCAgaaattcatttattcGATGGTATTGGTTATCATCATGTTCCATTTAATGCTTGCCCTGTACAAAATGACATTTttgttcaaaataattgtGATTGTGATCAATCCACTGATCATTCTTGGGAAACTGATTTCTTTTGTAACGCGCTTTTCTTACAATCATTAGCTCATGATAATCGTGTggataatttatttcataAAGAAGATTTTATTGATACATTGagtgataatgataaagcCTTATATCAATTTGCCCAAAAGAAAATCGATGCGTATgagaatttaaaacttgaacgtttgaaagaaaaagaaaagcaAGAAGAATTGAGAAGACTAAAGTTCTTAGAAGATAACTCTTATGTAGTAAAGCAAACTACTGATAAGTCAGGAATGACAATTTCAAGAACTTATGATTCCATTGGTAGAGTAATCATGGAATCAGTTGTTACGATAGATAAAAAAGAGTTGGAACGTCGTTCTAGGATGCAAGACTCCGAATCAGTGGAAGCAACTACTACAGAAGAACAGGATACATTGGCTACCGCAAGTTTCAGCTCAATACTTAACCCAGGTGGTGTGCATGATCCTTCACCTACTGGAAATTTTGATACAcaagaaatttattatagaGATGTTCATAATACCGTTGAACAATCGAAAGAAGATGAGATACCAATGGAACCACCTACTGAAGAAGAACTTAAGAAACAAGAACAGCAAAGGTCTCAATATTCTGAACTACAAGCTTTAGTTAAACAGCATATAGATGAAGTagaaaaccaaaaaaaaattgagcAAGAAAGAATAGCATCTGAAGTTCAAAAAGAGCTTGAAGAAAGACAACGTGCAGTAGAGCTTCAAAGACAGCTTGAAGAACAGCAACGTCAAGCTGAGATCCAAAAGCATCTTGAAGAACAACAACGTCAAGATGAACTCCAAGGAGAAGTCGAAGAACAACCTGAAGGTGAAAACCAAGGTCAAAGTGAAGAGCAAAATGAAGCTGCTGATCAACGTGAAACTGAGCAACGTGAAACTGAACAACGTGAAACTGAACAACGTGAAGCTGAGCAACGTGAAGCTGAGCAACGTGAATCTGAACAACGTGAAGCTGAGCAACGTGAATCTGAACAACGTGAAGCTGAGCAACGTGAATCTGAACAACGTGAAGCTGAGCAACGTGAATCTGAACAACGTGAAGCTGAGCAACGTGAATCTGAACAACGTGAAGCTGAGCAACGTGAATCTGAACAACGTGAAGCTGAGCAACGTGAATCTGAACAACGTGAAGCTGAGCAACGTGAATCTGAACAACGTGAAGCTGAGCAACGTGAATCTGAACAACGTGAAGCTGAGCAACGTGAATCTGAACAACGTGAAGCTGAGCAACGTGAATCTGAACAACGTGAAGCTGAGCAACGTGAATCTGAACAACGTGAAGCTGAGAAACGTGAATCTGAACAACGTAAGGCTGAAAATCAAATACAATTTGATGAACAGCATGAAGCAGAAATCCAAagacaagaaaaaaaagaagttaATAATCAATACTATGAGGAAAGTCATGAGGTTCATTATGAAGCTCATTATGAAGAGATCAATGGTACACCAGTTGTTGACCACCAAGAGTATCATGAAAAGCATcatcaacaacaaaataaCGAAGAACCAAATGATGTTGAAATtcatttggaaaataataatctacAAGAACAAAACGTTATTGAAGTATAA
- the TBLA0B04740 gene encoding Zn(II)2Cys6 transcription factor domain-containing protein produces MSPQKASVVRRRGNKNYSRKGCLQCKKAHTKCNEVKPVCTRCTRLKLACVYQSRTEAKIIHLYNNESFLNQTNTPAAVVNPVTTTSNTAATATAEPVSKDITFVQHNNFNKTPSTLGAFVQDWIQNEQSHTHDTSTFLFDVSKFFIDSDIHLLTVLNFTWNTRRKLLQTHLQTSSIDTSTTLHDPSFLRELTLETLLKNDPIKYVVENSPPPTVEHLNILNSLDLADEILVRFCWDVVGYVLRNDTFNLLPNTIFHEILLNFNSIFHNHTTFIVNLAACFLKSVYQSQGNTSLSNVWDRYIRLPSLEVCQKFTQALFHQSMTTNNLNIITSSNDTMDFMLLSNFAIFLYKANNYNDNFNWRRHINELLRLLKFTEDLYKLSKPKHKDVNLINSFYFIKTFICGSEILDWIFCDNGGSISNEIYLKYLFNNKNLNYRKFWLVGNKFICLSGYMVNMFPILKKIIYKIYHLEKNKIFLSVASXXXXXXKISSSTHSELKHFGKDILTELETCIASNETQSTLSNIQGETTRTLLLSSQNIIILTISLYIKAFFINDPMTAIAPKIQTLLQLWDGLPQDAEITGTILIWTLYVGGLISIKLQQEFFLKQFYTLLTGFTTRYVRLASRFTERLRLLERCKDAVNSIAYDDFSCIT; encoded by the coding sequence ATGAGTCCTCAGAAAGCTTCCGTCGTCAGGCGACGCGgtaacaaaaattattctagGAAAGGTTGTTTGCAATGCAAAAAGGCTCATACGAAGTGTAACGAGGTTAAACCAGTGTGTACTCGTTGTACAAGACTTAAGCTGGCATGTGTGTATCAATCTCGTACAGAGGCCAAGATCATTCATCTGTATAATAATGAGagttttttaaatcaaacaAATACACCCGCAGCAGTGGTTAATCCAGTAACTACTACTTCTAATACGGCGGCGACAGCAACTGCAGAACCAGTTTCCAAAGATATCACTTTTGTTCAGCACAACAATTTTAACAAGACTCCCTCAACGTTAGGAGCGTTTGTTCAAGATTGGATCCAAAATGAACAATCACATACTCATGACACTTCTACTTTTCTCTTTGACGTctcaaaatttttcattgattCCGATATTCATCTTCTCACAGTCTTGAATTTCACTTGGAATACACGACGAAAACTATTACAAACTCATCTTCAAACATCATCCATTGATACCTCTACGACACTCCATGACCCTTCGTTCCTTCGGGAGCTTACATTGGAAACACTTCTCAAGAATGATCCTATCAAGTATGTTGTGGAAAACTCTCCACCACCTACTGTAGaacatttaaatattctcaACTCGTTAGACTTGGCAGATGAGATCCTTGTTCGGTTCTGTTGGGATGTCGTAGGGTATGTTTTAAGAAACGATACATTCAACCTCTTACCAAATACCATTTTCCACGAAATTTTActcaatttcaattctatTTTCCATAATCATACCACTTTTATCGTAAACTTGGCAGCCTGTTTCTTGAAATCTGTTTATCAATCCCAAGGTAACACGAGTTTATCCAACGTTTGGGATAGATACATTCGATTACCCAGTTTGGAGGTATGCCAGAAATTCACACAAGCTTTGTTTCATCAATCCATGACAACAAACAATTTAAACATAATCACATCTTCTAATGATACTATGGATTTTATGCTCCTGTCTAATTTCGCTATTTTCCTTTATAAGGCAAACaattataatgataatttcaattggaGAAGacatattaatgaattgttAAGGCTTTTGAAATTCACTGaagatttatataaattatccAAACCCAAGCATAAAGATGTCAATCTAatcaattctttttatttcatcaAGACATTTATTTGTGGTTCAGAAATTTTGGATTGGATCTTTTGTGATAATGGAGGGTCCATTTCcaatgaaatatatttgaaatacctgtttaataacaaaaatttaaattatagaaaatttTGGTTAGTAGGTAACAAATTCATTTGTCTTTCAGGTTATATGGTTAATATGTTcccaattttgaaaaaaatcatttacaagatttatcatctagaaaaaaacaaaatattcttatcGGTGGCATCATANNNNNNNNNNNNNNNGAAAATATCAAGTTCTACTCATTCAGAATTAAAACATTTTGgtaaagatattttaactGAATTAGAGACTTGTATAGCGTCAAATGAAACTCAATCCACTCTATCAAATATACAAGGTGAAACTACAAGGACACTTCTTTTATCTTCgcaaaatataataattttaacaATATCTCTATACATTAAAGCATTTTTCATCAATGATCCAATGACAGCTATAGCGCCAAAGATACAAACACTTTTACAATTATGGGATGGGCTACCACAAGACGCAGAAATCACTGGAACCATTTTGATTTGGACTCTTTATGTTGGAGGGCTCATATCCATTAAATTACAACAAGAGTTTTTCTTAAAGCAATTTTATACTTTATTAACAGGTTTCACTACACGTTACGTTCGTTTAGCTTCACGTTTTACAGAACGGTTAAGATTATTGGAAAGATGTAAGGATGCAGTAAATTCAATTGCATATGATGATTTCTCATGCATCACGtaa